One Kallotenue papyrolyticum genomic window carries:
- a CDS encoding J domain-containing protein, giving the protein MVDDWFARCQTLEEARLEYRRLCFSYHPDHGGSTELMQQINAAYARFRREFALRQARRAPRRSWQRPPRVRPEEMPPDDTPVPPVSPTRSTCAMREALRRQWQVTPWEALADGSLRRVLLGHSLILLRHTPPRAAPAWCVVCDQRFSPYVYMTRDEAEQAAFELLCQAVAHGQA; this is encoded by the coding sequence ATGGTGGATGACTGGTTTGCCCGCTGTCAAACCCTGGAAGAAGCGCGGCTGGAGTATCGCCGGCTGTGCTTCAGCTATCATCCCGACCATGGCGGTAGCACCGAGCTGATGCAGCAGATCAACGCCGCCTACGCGCGCTTCCGACGCGAATTCGCTCTGCGCCAGGCACGCCGTGCTCCGCGGCGCAGCTGGCAGCGGCCACCCCGGGTCCGCCCCGAGGAGATGCCTCCCGACGACACGCCTGTGCCGCCGGTCTCGCCCACGCGCTCCACCTGCGCCATGCGCGAGGCGCTTCGCCGCCAGTGGCAGGTCACGCCCTGGGAGGCGCTGGCCGATGGCAGCCTGCGGCGTGTGCTGTTGGGGCATAGCCTGATTCTGCTGCGCCATACGCCGCCCCGCGCTGCACCGGCCTGGTGTGTCGTCTGCGACCAGCGCTTCAGTCCGTATGTGTATATGACACGCGACGAGGCCGAGCAGGCTGCGTTTGAGCTGCTCTGCCAGGCGGTGGCCCACGGCCAGGCCTGA
- the trhA gene encoding PAQR family membrane homeostasis protein TrhA, with amino-acid sequence MTRRFTRPRLIRPLPKEEEEIKPLLRGWLHAGAALAAVGLTMFFLIQTADDAVRFVSLLIYGLSMILLYAVSATYHIGAWDQRRASLLRAWDHANIYLMIAGTYTPFCVNILTGWTQKLVLGLIWTLGLAGAIGTVVSLHLPRWIQVALYIGMGWVAVFTFPQLAHLLPPGAIALVLAGGLCYTIGAVIYALQRPNPLPHYFGFHELFHLMTIAGGAAFLIAIWRWVLPGATGL; translated from the coding sequence ATGACTCGTCGCTTCACGCGTCCACGCCTGATCCGCCCGTTGCCCAAGGAGGAAGAAGAGATCAAGCCACTCTTGCGCGGCTGGTTGCACGCCGGGGCAGCCCTTGCAGCGGTGGGGCTGACCATGTTCTTCCTGATCCAGACCGCCGACGATGCGGTGCGCTTTGTATCGCTGCTGATCTACGGCCTGAGCATGATCCTGCTCTACGCCGTCAGCGCCACGTACCATATTGGGGCCTGGGACCAGCGCCGCGCCAGCCTGTTGCGCGCTTGGGACCATGCCAATATCTACCTGATGATCGCCGGCACGTACACACCCTTCTGCGTCAATATCCTCACCGGCTGGACGCAGAAGCTCGTGCTGGGGTTGATCTGGACGCTAGGGCTGGCCGGCGCGATCGGCACGGTCGTGTCGCTGCATCTGCCGCGCTGGATTCAGGTAGCGCTCTACATTGGCATGGGTTGGGTCGCCGTCTTCACCTTTCCGCAACTGGCGCACCTGCTCCCGCCGGGAGCCATCGCATTGGTCCTCGCCGGCGGCCTGTGCTACACCATCGGCGCGGTGATCTACGCCCTGCAGCGACCCAACCCGCTGCCGCACTACTTTGGGTTTCACGAACTCTTTCATCTGATGACCATCGCCGGCGGCGCTGCCTTCTTAATCGCCATCTGGCGCTGGGTGCTGCCGGGTGCCACAGGGCTCTAG
- a CDS encoding general stress protein, with product MERQMVEPMRRDRRVVATYTSYDESQRAVDYLSDQKFPVERVAIVAEGLRFVEQVTGRLNWGRALMNGLLSGALIGAFVGLLFSIFTVGLDLFAFLLYGVIAGAVIGAIFNLIGYALSSGRRDFTSIGGIQAERYSVMVDVDVAAEAERLLAGLQR from the coding sequence ATGGAACGCCAAATGGTCGAGCCAATGCGTCGCGATCGCCGGGTGGTGGCCACCTACACCAGCTACGACGAGTCGCAGCGCGCCGTGGATTACCTGTCGGATCAGAAATTTCCCGTCGAGCGTGTCGCGATTGTAGCCGAAGGTCTGCGCTTCGTGGAACAGGTGACCGGACGCCTCAACTGGGGGCGGGCGCTGATGAACGGGTTGCTCAGCGGCGCGCTGATCGGCGCGTTTGTTGGCCTGTTGTTCAGCATTTTTACGGTCGGTCTGGACCTGTTCGCGTTTCTGCTGTATGGCGTGATTGCCGGCGCGGTCATCGGTGCGATCTTCAATCTGATCGGCTACGCGCTCTCCAGTGGACGACGCGACTTTACCTCGATCGGCGGCATCCAGGCTGAGCGCTACAGTGTGATGGTGGATGTCGACGTAGCTGCCGAAGCCGAGCGGCTGCTGGCCGGCCTGCAGCGGTAA